CCTTTTTCTTAAACATATTCAAAGGAGAAAATGAATGTGACATTCTTTATATTTGCACAAGTGTTTCTCTCACTCGTTTCTTTCTTTTCTTCAAACGTAACTTACGATTCTTTTCATATAAATAATGCACAACGAAATATGAAATTACCCCAAACACAATTCCTATTATCGTCATACCAATTAATACATACACTTCACTCTGTAATAAGCTCTTTAACATCGTAAAAATATGGCTCGAAAACAAATCTGATATCGTAAATGGTTTATGATGTATTTTCTGTACATCAAATGGATAAATCATTTTCCCTAACGCATAAGCAAACGGAAATAAAAATACTGGGAGAAATGATATCTTCCCAATAATATTACCAATGACTGCGGCAGGAAAAGATCCCTTTGCTAATCGAACAATTGGATAAAATATTAAATATACGAGCGATGCTGTATAAATTACTAACATTTCTAAACCAAATCCAATAGCAAAACCTAACGATACTTTCTTTGCCCCTTCTGGCGAACGAAGCAACTTATAATATTGAAACTTTAATATTCTCCACATCCGCTGAAAAAATGAATATGTTTTTTTAGTTGTTTGCACAATAATCATCTCTTTAATTGTATTTTACTACCCTAGTATGCCCTTACATTATAAGAAAAACAAATTTCTTTCTCTTATTATAATGGATGTAAAGAAGTTTAACCAAATATACATCAGACATTTCGACGCAAAAAAGCCTCCCCCATTAGGAAGGTTTTTCGCTATTTTGAAATAAGCTTACTAATAACGCCTTTTGCACGTGTAATCGATTACCAGCTTGCTCAAAAACAACAGAATGAGACCCGTCTATAACTTCTCCCGTCACCTCTTCTTCACGATGCGCCGGTAAACAGTGCAAGAAACGGTACGTCTTCTTCGCATGTTGAACAAGTTTCGCGTTTACTTGGAATGGTTGGAACAATGTATATTTTTCTTCTTCCCCTTCTTGCCCCATACTCATCCAAACATCTGTGTAAATAAAATCAGCATCTTTCACTGCTAATTCAGGATGATTCAAGATTTCAATTGAAGCTCCTGTTTCATCTGCAATCTCTAACGCCTTCTTTATAATTTCCTTATTGGGTTCATATCCTATCGGAGTTGCAATAGTCATATTCATTCCAACCTTTGCACTCGCTAATAGTAAAGAATGGCATACATTATTTCCATCCCCTACGTAAGCCAATTTAATTCCTTTAAATGTATGAGCTTCTTCATATATTGTCATTAAATCCGCCAACGCCTGACACGGGTGATGATCGTCTGTTAATCCGTTTATAACAGGAATACTTGACTCTTTTGCAAGCTCCTCTACATCAGCATGTGAGAAGGTACGTATCATAATTCCATCAATATAATGAGATAATACCTTTGCCGTATCTGTAACACTTTCTCCTCTTCCGATTTGCATTTCTTTTCCACTTAAAAACATTCCATGTCCACCTAGTTGAACCATTCCTGCTTCAAAAGAAACACGCGTACGAGTTGAATGCTTATCAAAAATGAGCCCTAATATTTTCCCTTTTAATAGCGGTTCATTCTTATTATTTTTTAAATATATAGCGAATTCGATTAATGAAATAATCTCTTCTTGTGTTAGTTCTTCTAATGTTAAAAGGTCTTTCGTATTTAACTTTGGTACTTGTATAGTTGACATAGAACTTCCCCCTTATTTAATCGATACATTTTTTGTACAAACTACTTTTTTTATCATATATACTGCGTGCTCTAGTTCTTCATTCGTTACAATAAGCGGTGGTAATAACCTTATTACATTTGGACCTGCTTGCAATACAAGAAGACCTTCTTTTTCTAGTTGCTCTATAAAAGATGAGACTTCATGCTCACATGAAATTCCGATCATAAGCCCCTTCCCGCGAATATCTTGGATCGATTCGACATGTTGCAATTCTTCTTCTAATTTTTTTAATACATACGCACCCTTTTCTTTTACTTCTTGTAAAAATGAAAATTGCTTAATCATTTGCAATACTTCTTTTGCTGCGGTCATCGCAATGTAATTCCCACCAAACG
The DNA window shown above is from Bacillus clarus and carries:
- the argF gene encoding ornithine carbamoyltransferase, translating into MSTIQVPKLNTKDLLTLEELTQEEIISLIEFAIYLKNNKNEPLLKGKILGLIFDKHSTRTRVSFEAGMVQLGGHGMFLSGKEMQIGRGESVTDTAKVLSHYIDGIMIRTFSHADVEELAKESSIPVINGLTDDHHPCQALADLMTIYEEAHTFKGIKLAYVGDGNNVCHSLLLASAKVGMNMTIATPIGYEPNKEIIKKALEIADETGASIEILNHPELAVKDADFIYTDVWMSMGQEGEEEKYTLFQPFQVNAKLVQHAKKTYRFLHCLPAHREEEVTGEVIDGSHSVVFEQAGNRLHVQKALLVSLFQNSEKPS
- a CDS encoding DUF2062 domain-containing protein translates to MIIVQTTKKTYSFFQRMWRILKFQYYKLLRSPEGAKKVSLGFAIGFGLEMLVIYTASLVYLIFYPIVRLAKGSFPAAVIGNIIGKISFLPVFLFPFAYALGKMIYPFDVQKIHHKPFTISDLFSSHIFTMLKSLLQSEVYVLIGMTIIGIVFGVISYFVVHYLYEKNRKLRLKKRKKRVRETLVQI